Proteins from one Halopseudomonas pelagia genomic window:
- a CDS encoding glutamine synthetase family protein: MPSLTGADTAAAIAEPVSVQEAEAFLAEHPEIHFIDLLIADMNGIVRGKRIDRSALLKAYEKGIALPASIFALNIQGTTVEETGLGLEIGDADRVCLPIPGTLCVEPWQKRPTGQLLMTMYELDRKTPFFADPRYVLQRIVKRFSELGLTPVSAFELEFYLIDQENITGRPQPPRSPMSGKRPNSVQVYSMDDLDEYAEFLQDVIEAAHEQDIPADAIVAESAPGQFEVNLHHVDDPVVACDHNVLLKRVIKNVAYDHEMDTTFMAKPYYDQAGNGMHVHISLVDELGVNVFAPNADGTLSDTLRWAIGGLLQTLPEYMAFLCPNVNSYRRFSPSFFVPCAPTWGIDNRTVAVRVPGGDPESMRIEHRLAGADANPYLLMAALLSAIHYGISNKIEPPEMTEGNAYDQHEASLPTNLRDALRALENSAVMKEYIGEEYLDVFVLCKESEQEEFERTISDLEYMWYLHTV, from the coding sequence ATGCCATCCCTAACCGGAGCGGATACTGCGGCAGCCATCGCTGAACCCGTCAGTGTCCAGGAAGCGGAGGCCTTTCTGGCCGAGCATCCGGAAATCCACTTCATTGATCTGCTGATTGCAGATATGAACGGCATCGTACGTGGCAAGCGTATCGACCGTTCGGCCCTTTTGAAAGCCTACGAAAAAGGTATTGCTCTCCCGGCCTCCATCTTCGCCTTGAATATCCAGGGCACCACGGTGGAAGAAACCGGTCTGGGTCTGGAAATCGGCGACGCGGACCGGGTCTGCCTGCCCATCCCCGGTACTCTGTGCGTCGAACCTTGGCAGAAGCGTCCAACAGGTCAGCTATTAATGACCATGTACGAACTGGACCGCAAAACGCCATTTTTTGCCGATCCGCGTTATGTACTGCAACGTATCGTTAAACGCTTTAGCGAGTTGGGGCTGACGCCGGTCTCGGCTTTCGAATTGGAGTTTTACCTGATCGATCAGGAGAACATCACTGGTCGCCCGCAACCACCACGCTCGCCAATGTCTGGCAAGCGTCCGAACTCCGTTCAGGTCTATTCCATGGATGACCTGGATGAGTACGCTGAATTCCTCCAGGACGTCATCGAGGCTGCCCACGAGCAGGACATCCCCGCAGACGCCATTGTAGCGGAATCAGCACCCGGTCAGTTCGAGGTCAACCTGCACCACGTGGACGATCCGGTGGTTGCCTGTGATCACAACGTATTACTCAAGCGCGTGATCAAGAACGTCGCCTACGACCATGAAATGGACACCACCTTCATGGCCAAGCCTTATTACGATCAGGCCGGCAATGGCATGCACGTGCATATCAGTCTGGTCGACGAGCTGGGTGTTAACGTTTTTGCGCCGAATGCCGACGGTACTTTAAGCGATACGCTGCGTTGGGCGATTGGCGGTCTGTTGCAGACGTTGCCGGAATATATGGCCTTTCTCTGCCCGAACGTGAACTCTTACCGTCGTTTCAGCCCGAGCTTCTTTGTGCCCTGCGCGCCGACCTGGGGCATTGATAACCGCACTGTGGCCGTTCGCGTGCCAGGCGGTGATCCGGAATCGATGCGTATCGAGCATCGCTTGGCTGGCGCCGATGCCAACCCGTACCTGTTGATGGCTGCGTTGCTTTCGGCAATTCACTACGGCATCAGCAACAAGATCGAGCCGCCGGAGATGACCGAGGGCAACGCCTACGATCAGCACGAGGCGTCCCTGCCTACCAACCTGCGTGATGCACTGCGTGCGCTGGAAAACTCTGCCGTCATGAAAGAGTACATTGGCGAGGAGTATCTGGACGTGTTTGTGCTGTGCAAGGAGAGCGAGCAGGAGGAGTTCGAGCGGACTATCTCGGATCTGGAATATATGTGGTATTTGCATACTGTCTGA